The proteins below are encoded in one region of Aphelocoma coerulescens isolate FSJ_1873_10779 chromosome 4, UR_Acoe_1.0, whole genome shotgun sequence:
- the ACSL1 gene encoding long-chain-fatty-acid--CoA ligase 1 codes for MQAHELFRYLRMPELGDVRQYVRTLPTNTLMGFGAFAALTTYWYATRPKALKPPCDLAMQSVEVEGGERARRSSLLNSDELLLYYYDDVRTAYDIFQRGLQVSNNGPCLGFRKPNQPYEWISYKEVSDRAECVGSALLHRGFKPSHIQYIGIFSQNRPEWVIIEQGCYAFSMVVVPLYDTLGAEAITYIVNKADLSLVFCDKPDKAKLLLTSVEKGETPILNTIVVMESFGVDLVERGKKCGVEVFSMREIEELGRAHRQKPMPPKPEDVAIICFTSGTTGNPKGAVITHQNIVSNASAFVKTTEKTFMPSSDDVLISFLPLAHMFERIVECVVLCHGARIGFFQGDIRLLMDDLKTLQPTVFPVVPRLLNRMFDKIFGQADTSLKRWLLDFASKRKEAELRSGIVRNNSFWDKVIFRKIQASLGGKVRLMVTGAAPVSASVLTFLRAALGCQFYEGYGQTECTAGCSLSLPGDWTAGHVGAPMPCNAIKLVDVQEMNYLAAKGEGEVCVKGPNVFRGYLKDPEKTAEALDKDGWLHTGDIGKWLPNGTLKIIDRKKHIFKLAQGEYIAPEKIENVYLRCEALAQVFVHGESLQAFLVAVVVPDPDTLHNWAKKKGVEGSYQELCKNKDVKKYILEDMVRVGKESGLKSFEQVKDIFLHTEMFSVENGLLTPTLKAKRPELRKYFQSQIDELYANAKM; via the exons ATGCAAGCACATGAGTTGTTTAGATACCTACGAATGCCAGAACTTGGGGATGTCAGGCAGTATGTGCGCACCCTTCCGACAAATACGCTGATGGGCTTCGGTGCTTTTGCAGCTTTGACGACCTACTGGTATGCAACAAGACCAAAAGCATTAAAACCACCATGTGATTTAGCAATGCAGTCTGTGGAAGTAGAG GGCGGTGAGCGTGCTCGAAGGTCCTCTCTTCTCAACAGCGACGAACTGTTGTTGTACTACTATGATGATGTGAGAACAGCTTATGATATTTTCCAAAGGGGTTTACAAGTATCAA aTAATGGTCCATGTCTAGGTTTtagaaaaccaaaccagccaTATGAATGGATCTCCTATAAAGAG GTTTCAGACAGAGCTGAGTGTGTGGGCTCTGCATTACTCCACCGAGGCTTCAAACCATCTCACATTCAGTATATAGGAATCTTTTCACAAAACAGACCTGAG TGGGTCATCATTGAACAGGGATGCTATGCATTCTCCATGGTGGTGGTGCCACTCTATGATACACTGGGAGCTGAAGCTATTACATACATTGTGAACAAAG CTGACTTGTCATTGGTTTTCTGTGACAAACCTGACAAGGCCAAACTTCTGCTAACCagtgtggaaaagggagaaactCCAATACTCAACACCATTGTTGTCATGGAGTCTTTTGGTGTGGATCTTGTGGAACGTGGCAAGAAGTGTGGTGTGGAAGTCTTCAGCATGAGAGAAATAGAG GAGCTAGGAAGAGCACACAGGCAAAAACCTATG CCTCCAAAGCCAGAAGATGTAGCAATCATCTGTTTCACCAGTGGAACAACAG GAAACCCTAAAGGAGCTGTGATCACTCATCAAAATATAGTCAGCAATGCTTCAGCTTTTGTGAAAACTACAGAG AAAACATTTATGCCTTCCTCCGATGATGTTCTGATATCATTCCTGCCCCTGGCTCATATGTTTGAGAGGATTGTTGAG TGTGTGGTTCTGTGCCATGGAGCCCGGATAGGATTCTTTCAAGGGGATATCAGACTACTAATGGATGACCTAAAAACACTGCAGCCAACTGTATTTCCTGTAGTACCAAGACTGTTGAACAGAATGTTTGACAAG ATTTTTGGGCAGGCAGATACTTCATTAAAGAGGTGGCTGCTGGATTTTGCTTCCAAGAGGAAAGAAGCAGAACTCAGAAGTGGTATCGTTAGAAATAACAGCTTCTGGGATAAAGTCATCTTCCGTAAAATACAG GCAAGTTTGGGAGGAAAAGTAAGGCTGATGGTTACAGGAGCAGCACCTGTGTCTGCAAGTGTACTGACCTTCCTgagagcagctcttggctgtcaG TTCTATGAAGGTTATGGACAGACTGAATGCACAGCTGGATGCTCCCTGTCATTGCCTGGTGACTGGACAGCAG GTCATGTTGGCGCACCAATGCCATGCAATGCCATCAAGCTTGTTGATGTACAAGAAATGAATTACTTGGCTGCCAAAGGAGAGGGTGAG GTGTGTGTCAAAGGGCCAAATGTGTTTCGTGGCTATTTGAAAGATCCAGAAAAAACGGCGGAGGCTCTGGACAAAGATGGCTGGCTTCACACAGGAGATATTGGAAAATGGCTACCA AATGGTACATTGAAGATCATTGACCGGAAAAAACATATATTTAAACTAGCCCAGGGAGAgtacatagcaccagagaaaATAGAGAATGTTTATCTGAGATGTGAAGCTCTTGCACAGGTGTTTGTCCATGGAGAGAGCTTGCAG gccTTCTTAGTAGCTGTTGTGGTACCTGATCCTGATACTCTGCACAACTGGGCCAAGAAAAAGGGAGTTGAAGGCTCCTATCAAGAGCTATGCAAAAACAAG GatgtaaaaaaatacattctggAGGACATGGTGAGAGTTGGGAAAGAATCTGGTTTGAAGTCATTTGAACAG gtgAAAGACATTttcctgcacactgaaatgttttctgttGAAAACGGGCTGTTGACACCAACACTGAAGGCAAAGAGACCAGAACTGCGAAAATACTTCCAGTCACAG